Sequence from the Wielerella bovis genome:
AGCGGGCAGCAAATTGGAAAAAGCGCAGAGTTTGGGCGTGGCGATTTTGTCGGAAGAAGAGTTGTTGAGTTTGTTGGGGAATTAAAATGCGCGAATTTTGTCGCTTTATTGAGTGTTGGTACACCAATTCTTTTTCAGATATGGATTGGAAAATCACGCGTTTGCACCGCTATGGTTTGATTAGCGATGATGATTTGGCTGATTTTACCGATAATACGCGTGAGCGTTTGTTGCGACAAAGTCGTTTGAGCGAAGAGTGGCAAAATGATGATTAGCCGTAGGGTGCGCTGTGTGCACCAATTTGCAGCAAAATTGGATTTTTATGGCGATTTGATGTGCATGGTTAGGTTTTCAGGCTGCCTGAATAAGTTTCTGACATTTTAATAAAAATATTTTATTAATATTCAATAAGTTTAAAAAAACGCTAACTTTTTGACTGAAAAGGCTTTACTTTGCATTTGAAAACTACTACTATTTTCATCGGCAACGTTGCTTCACAAACATTTTTCTTTTCGCTTTTTCATAAGGATAAATACCATGAAAAATAAATTTGCTGCTTTGATTATGGCAACTTTCGTGGCTATGCCAGTAATGGCACAAGATTTCAATAACCAAGTTTTTGCTAACCAAAATGTGAAAGCGATTGAGTTGTCGCAAACTGAAATGAAAGAGACGCAAGGGGAATTTATTCCTTTAGCAATTTTAGGTGGGGCGGCAGTCAGCGGTGCCATCACTCATGGAGTTAGCTACTATCAGTACGGTAGACCTGCCCCTTTAAAACAAGTAATTCCATCTATGGCATTAGGAGGTGTTACAGGCGGTTTAGGTAAAGCTGGGCAAGCTGCTTTTGTTTCAAGAGGAGTGATTAAGCCATTAGCAACAAGAGGTTCATATGGAGTTACTGTTCCCTTAAATACAAGTGGTCAAATTATTAATGGTCATTTTAATGGTCATTTTAATGGTCATTTTAATGGTCATTTTAATGGTCATTTTAATGGTCATTTTAATGGTCATAAGAAATAATTTATTTCATTAATTATTTAAGAGTAAGAGATAGTAAATCTCACTAATTCATCATTTTGATTTACTATCTCTAAATACGACAATTTAAACAAAATGATTATTTTAATTTTATTTCTCTTTGTTCCCATTTGTTCTTATACATTTGCCAATTTAATTTTTAGTAATAAGAAATTATTACAAATTATTGCTATATTTTTAATATTAATTAAATCTGCATTATTAACATATTTTTACAACTTTCTTTTTTTCTTTGTTGTGCCATTGGCAACTTTGGGTTGTTTAATTAGTCTAATGATTGATAAAGATAAAAATATTGATATTATAGATGCTCTCCTATCCTTGAAAAAAATGAAATTTTAGCAAACGTAGCAAGCATAAAGTGGAGGCCTACTAGAGGCTATGACAATTTGGTTATATTATTTTGTTTTTGAATAAAATCCTATTTTTGATAAATCATCTAACTTTTTAATTTTAAATTAAAATTTTCTCAATTATCTTTGCCTCTAATCCATTAAATAATTATTTCTTTCCCAATCAAAATCATGAAATCCAAAATCCTATTTGCCATTTTCACATTTCTCCTTTGCACTTTTGCTCGCGCTGATTTGCCATTAAGTCTAGAAGACATTTTGACCGACAAAGGCAAATTCAAATTAGAAAGCAGCCTGACCTATGTCAATAGCGAACGCAATCGCAACCAATTCGCCAACCCCATTTACATTCAAACCACCAACAACACGCTGGTCGCCGTCCCCACCACTTTGGGTAATACCGACAGCAACAGCGATGTGGTGGTCGGCACGGTGGGTCTGCGCTACGGCTTAACTGGCAAAACCGATGTGTATGCCAGCGCAAGCCATTTGTGGCGCAGCGAACGCGAATTTAGCGGTTCAGGCAGCCTGAAAAGGGTTTTTGGTAATTTTGTGTGAACTTAAAATCAATAAATTATAAATAGATATTCATCTGTTGATAAAAATCACTTTACTTTATTAATATTTATTCTTATTATTAATATCAGTAACGTTACCAACAAGCAAAAAATTTTTTTAATCAACTTTTTCATAAGGATCAATGCCATGCAAAATAAAATTGCTGCTTTGATTATGGCGACTTTCGTTGCCACGCCAGTAATGGCACAAGATTTTGATAAACAAGTGTTTGCTAACCAAAATGTGAAAGCGATTGAGCTGTCGCAAACTGAAATGCAAGAAACGCAAGGAGAGTGGGTAGCAAATGCTGTTGGTGGAGTTGTTGGTGGTGTATCAGCTGGTGCTGGATATTTATTGGGTGGTGGCAAAGACCCATATAAATTTATGGGGCAAGTTGGTTTAGGTACAGCAGGTGGCGCTTTAAATCCATTGAGAGCAGGAGCACAAGCTACCGCAGCATTGGCAAAGGCTGCTACTCATGCAAGTATTAATCGCGCAGCTAAACATATTGCCACAGATATTGGTAAAAAAGCATTAACTACTGGTGTATCTGCTGGGGGTGGTTCATTCGTATCTACAAAATTCTCTGGCAAATATTTCTGATGCAGTTTCTTTTTTAAGAAAAAATAAATAATTTGCAGGGTAGAGACAAGATGTACCAATATAAAATTGGCAACAATCTACCCTGCAATAAATTTTTTTAGATTATTCCAAAATGAGCCAATTCTTTATTCTAATCATCAAATATCTAATAATTTTAACATTATTTGTATTAGTAAATATGTTAATTAGCTATTACTATCCTAACGAAGATATGTTATTTATGCGGACAGGAATATGTCTTTTTTTAGGTATCTTGCTAAATAAATTTTTATCCAAGAACAAATCAGTATAAGGCAATACATACCCAATATTATTCAATTCATTAAAACAATATAAATTAACTCTTTACTTTTCAAAATCATGAAATCCAAAATCCTATTCGCCATTATCACATTTTTGGCTTGCGCTTTTGCCCATGCTGATTTGCCATTAAGTTTGGAAGACATTTTGACCGACAAAGGCAAATTCAAATTAGAAAGCAGCCTTACCTATGCCAACAGCGAACGCAATCGCAACCAATTCGCCAACCCCATTTACATTCAAACCACCAACAACACATTGGTCGCAGTCCCCACCGCTTTGGGCAATACCGACAGCAACAGTGATGTGGTGGTCGGCACGGTGGGGCTGCGCTATGGCTTAACGGGCAAAACCGATGTTTACGCCAGCGCAAGCCATTTGTGGCGTAGCGAACGCGAATTTAACGGTTCAGGCAGCCTGAAAAACCGCGACCGTCAATTTTCCGATGTTTCGCTGGGCGTGAGCCACACTTTTATGCAAGATGGCAAAAATCCCGCACTGATTGGTTTTGCTGAAACAACGGTTTACGAAAAATCGCAGGGTAAATCATCATCGGGCAAATCGTGGACGGTCGGCGCAACCACCTACAAAGCCATAGACCCTGTGGTTTTGTCGTTTACAGCCGCGTATCGCCATAATTTAAAAAAGAAAATCGCAGATGGCGACACCTTTCAGGCTGGCAATTACATCATGCTTAATCCGTCCGTGAGTTTTGCGGCAAACGACAAAATCAGTTTGACAGGCGGTGTGCAATGGCTCAACGCGCAAGCCGATAAAATCAATGGCAAAAAAATGGCAGTGCGTACCACTTCCACCTATGCTCATGCTGGTGTGGGTTTTGGTGTAACGCGTGATACTTCGCTCAATGCTTCGGTACGTTGGAAAGTGTCAGGGCAGAGTAGTTCGGAATTGAAATTAGGTTTGACCCACAATTTTTAAGCAAAACTCATGAAAAAATCTCTGTTTTTGTTATTTTGGCTGCCTGAAATGGTGTTTGCCAATCCTGTTTTCAATGAAAATCCGATTGTTCATCAAAAAGTGCAAGTGCAAAGTTGGAAAGCGCAGCGGGATTTTGGCATTGTGAAACAGGATTTGGATTTTTCCTGTGGTGCGGCTTCGGTGGCGACTTTGTTAAATAATTTTTATGGGCAAAATGTTACCGAAGAAGAAGTGTTGGACAAAATGGACAAAACCCAAATGCGGGCTTCATTTGACGATATGCAGCGCATTATGCCCGAATTGGGTTTTGAAGCAAAAGGTTACGCGCTGCCGTTTGAGCAGTTGGTGCAGTTGAAAATTCCTGTGATTGTGTATTTGAAATATCGCAAAACCGACCATTTTTCGGTATTGCGTGGGATTAATGATGATGTGGTTTGGCTGGCTGACCCGTCTTTGGGGCATGTTTCCATGAGCAAGGCGCAATTTTTGGACGCTTGGCAAACGCGAGACGGAGAAATGGCTGGAAAAATTTTGGCGATTGTGCCAGCCAAACAAAATATCGCCCAAAATGGGGCATTTTTTGTGAAAAATCCCACGCGTAAAACACAGTTCATCACGCAACAAATGCAGTTGAAACGTGTTTTTTGATTTTAAGATAGGCGTCAGGTTCTAAATGTTTTCAGGCTGCCTTTTCGTTTTTTACACAAACAATAGGCAGCCTGAAAGCATTTTCCGCTACAATTGTCATTTTTATCTTTTCCTATCTATATCTATGTACCAACCCAACAAAAAACGCCTGTGGTTACCATGGCTAGCAGGATTTCTGCTCATCACTTTTTTGGTGTTATTTTTTCGCTATCTCGGCGGCATACTCACTCCGTTTATCATCGCCGCTGTGTTGGCATACATTCTCAATCCATTAGTTTGTAAACTGGAAGCACGCCATATCAAACGCGGACGTGCATCCATGTGGGTAATGTTGCTTGCCTTATTTGTGATTGTCTCATTATTGTTGGTTATCGTTCCCATGTTGATAGGGCAATTTCAAATTATTGTGCGCCGCATTCCCGAATTGGTGGACTATACTCAAACCCATGCCCTGCCTTGGTTTAATGCCAAATTTGGTGAATACATCACACTCAATTCAGAAACCGTGATTACATGGTTACGCAACAACGCGCAAAGCATTCAACAATCGCTACAAAAAGCCATGCCCATTCTGATGCAACAAAGTGGTGCAGTGGCAGCAGGTATCAGCAATATTATTTTGCTGCCCCTATTGTTGTATTATTTTTTGCTGGACTGGTCGCGCTGGGAAGAAGGCATACGCACACTTATCCCACGCCGTTATCTCGCCACCTACACGCGCGTTACCACCGAAATGGACACCGTATTGGGTGAATTTCTGCGTGGGCAACTGCTCGTCATGATGATAATGGGCATATTTTACGGCGCAGGGTTGATGTTTATCGGATTGGAATCAGGTTTTGCCATCGGCATGGTAGCGGGGATTTTGGTGTTTATCCCCTATTTGGGCGCATTCACAGGCTTATTATTGGCAACATTAGCCGCTATTTTGCAATTTGGCTCATGGGGCGGATTACTGGCAGTTTGGACGGTTTTCTTGATTGGACAATTACTAGAAAGTTTCTTGATTACGCCTAAAATTGTTGGCGACCGCATCGGCTTATCGCCATTTTGGGTGATTTTCGCGCTGATGGCATTTGGACAACTGCTCGGATTTGTGGGTATGCTCGTTGCCTTGCCACTTGCCGCTATTTGTTTGGTGCTTATCCACGAAGGTAAAAATGTTTATTTAAATAGCAAATTTTATCATCGTGAAAAATAATAAAAGGCAGCCTGAAAAATAGTTTTCAGGCTGCCTTTTATTATTTCACAGGAAATATTAGGGACGAATGACAACATAACGGTGTCATTAGTCCCTATTTTCAATCGTCATCAACGCAAGAAAACGGGCACTTTCTTTTTATAATTATTTGCCAAATACGATTGCTGCAAAATCACAGGTTTGGACGCAGCAGATGGTTTATCTGCCAAAACAGGATTAACTTCCGCAACAACCATCATATCGGGATGTTGTTTTAATTTATGTAATTCTTGCGCCACTTCGTTGTAGCGTTTGACCAAATGTTCCACAAAAGTAACGGTATCAAAAACCATCACAGGTTTTCCACATTGGCTGCATTGGGTCGGAGTGAAGTTTGGGTTTGTGCATTCACTAACATGTTTACAATATTTACAACGATAAATAGACATTTTTTTCTTCCTTAATTTTAGGGAATGATGGCAAATTTAAGTCCGTGTTAATTTACCTGTAGCTTACCACTTTGTTTTAACTTAGAACTTGTATTCACAATCTTAATAACTTGCTTTTATCGACACTTTATGCGCCTATTGCGTTGGCTTTTCATGCCAATATTTCAATATTGGCATGAAAAGTCGCCTTGTATTCGTACGAATTGACAATAAAATCAAGCCATCAATTTTACGAACACAGGTTCTAAATTGAATCCACTATAAAAATTGTCATTAACTCCTATGGGAAAATCCAATAGGCAGCCTGAAATGTATAATAAAATTTCTATTTATAAATTTTAATTTTTTTATGATGAAATGATTGAAACATAATTACTTATCAAAGACAAGAGTAAATATTCAAAAAAATGAAATAATGAGACATATTGAGTATTTTTGTTGCTAAAAAGCAGCCTGAAATTGATAGCAATTTGATTTTTAGAGAATAATGCTAGATTATAGTCGTTTAAAATAAAAAATAACACAGCGGTTGCTGTCACTTTGTCTTATTTCTACTTTAAACGACTATATTAGCCCCTAACGGCAATGTTTTTTTATTTTTTCACAGGTTTTTCGGGGCGCACCCAACCTTCAATTGTAACTTGTTTAGCACGTGCCACCACCAATTTATTGGGTTCGCAATTTTTGGTAATCACGCTACCTGCGGCGGTAGTGGCTTTGTCGCCGACCGTTACGGGCGCAACCAACATCGTATCCGAACCAATGCGAACTTCATCGCCAATCACGGTTTTGTATTTGTTCACGCCGTCATAATTGCAAGTAATTGTGCCTGCGCCGATATTGGTTTTGGTGCCGATGGTCGCATCGCCCAAATAAGTCAAATGATTGGCTTTGCTGCCTTTGCCGATGGTGCTGTTTTTCACTTCTACGAAATTGCCGATGTGTACTTCGTCCGCCAATACCGCATTGGGGCGCAAACGGGCAAATGGCCCAATTTGTGCGTTTGCACCAATCTCGCAATCTTCCAAATGACTAAATGGCGCAATCACCGTGCCTGCACCAATTTTTGCGTTATGAATCACGCAATTTGCGCCAATTTGCACATCATCTGCCAGCTCCACGCAGCCTGAAAACACGCAGTTCACATCAATCACCACATCTTGACCGCATTTCAGGCTGCCTCGTACATCAAAACGCGCAGGGTCGCGCAAAGTTACGCCTTGTTTCAATAATTCATCAGCACGATTATTTTGATAAATTCTTTCTAATTCAGCCCGTTGTACTTTATTATTCACGCCAGCCGCCAAATACGATGCGCGTACCGCCAATGGATGCACGGCAATATTGTCCGCATTCGCCAAGCCAATCACATCGGTCAAATAATATTCGCCTTGCGCGTTATTGGCATTGAGCGCGTTCAGCCAGCCAGCCAGTTTGTTGTTGGGCAAAACAAAAATGCCTGTATTGATTTCAGTAATGGCTTTTTGTTCGGCATTGGCATCTTTTTCTTCCACAATCGCGGTTACTTGATTATTTTGATTGCGGATGATTCTGCCGTAACCTGTTGGATTGTCCAAAATATCAGTCAGCAAACCGACTTCTTCGCCAGCCGTATCCAATAATTGTTGCAAAGTGGCGGTATCAATCAGCGGCACATCACCATACAACACCAGCGTGCGACCTGTTTGCGGAATATGCGGTAAAGCGGATTTGACCGCGTGTCCTGTGCCAAGTTGTTCGGTTTGCTCCACCCAATTCACATTTTTGTGTGAAAGTTGCGCCAATACTTGCTCTTTGCCATGCCCAATCACAACATTAATGCTTTCAGGCTGCAATTGTTCAGCGGTGTTAATAACGTGTTCCAGCATGGATTTGCCACCAATTTGGTGCAAAACTTTGGGCATTTTGGAATACATGCGTGTGCCTTTGCCTGCGGCGAGAATAATGATGTAAAGATTTGACATGGTTTTTTCCTTAAAAATGAGGTTTCAGGCTGCCATTATTGTGGATAAGCTATTCAATACATTATAGTACAAAATACTATAAGTCGTTTAAAATAGAGATAAAACAAGGCGACAGCGAT
This genomic interval carries:
- the glmU gene encoding bifunctional UDP-N-acetylglucosamine diphosphorylase/glucosamine-1-phosphate N-acetyltransferase GlmU; its protein translation is MSNLYIIILAAGKGTRMYSKMPKVLHQIGGKSMLEHVINTAEQLQPESINVVIGHGKEQVLAQLSHKNVNWVEQTEQLGTGHAVKSALPHIPQTGRTLVLYGDVPLIDTATLQQLLDTAGEEVGLLTDILDNPTGYGRIIRNQNNQVTAIVEEKDANAEQKAITEINTGIFVLPNNKLAGWLNALNANNAQGEYYLTDVIGLANADNIAVHPLAVRASYLAAGVNNKVQRAELERIYQNNRADELLKQGVTLRDPARFDVRGSLKCGQDVVIDVNCVFSGCVELADDVQIGANCVIHNAKIGAGTVIAPFSHLEDCEIGANAQIGPFARLRPNAVLADEVHIGNFVEVKNSTIGKGSKANHLTYLGDATIGTKTNIGAGTITCNYDGVNKYKTVIGDEVRIGSDTMLVAPVTVGDKATTAAGSVITKNCEPNKLVVARAKQVTIEGWVRPEKPVKK
- a CDS encoding AI-2E family transporter, which gives rise to MYQPNKKRLWLPWLAGFLLITFLVLFFRYLGGILTPFIIAAVLAYILNPLVCKLEARHIKRGRASMWVMLLALFVIVSLLLVIVPMLIGQFQIIVRRIPELVDYTQTHALPWFNAKFGEYITLNSETVITWLRNNAQSIQQSLQKAMPILMQQSGAVAAGISNIILLPLLLYYFLLDWSRWEEGIRTLIPRRYLATYTRVTTEMDTVLGEFLRGQLLVMMIMGIFYGAGLMFIGLESGFAIGMVAGILVFIPYLGAFTGLLLATLAAILQFGSWGGLLAVWTVFLIGQLLESFLITPKIVGDRIGLSPFWVIFALMAFGQLLGFVGMLVALPLAAICLVLIHEGKNVYLNSKFYHREK
- a CDS encoding meta-pathway of phenol degradation family protein; protein product: MKSKILFAIITFLACAFAHADLPLSLEDILTDKGKFKLESSLTYANSERNRNQFANPIYIQTTNNTLVAVPTALGNTDSNSDVVVGTVGLRYGLTGKTDVYASASHLWRSEREFNGSGSLKNRDRQFSDVSLGVSHTFMQDGKNPALIGFAETTVYEKSQGKSSSGKSWTVGATTYKAIDPVVLSFTAAYRHNLKKKIADGDTFQAGNYIMLNPSVSFAANDKISLTGGVQWLNAQADKINGKKMAVRTTSTYAHAGVGFGVTRDTSLNASVRWKVSGQSSSELKLGLTHNF
- a CDS encoding C39 family peptidase; translation: MKKSLFLLFWLPEMVFANPVFNENPIVHQKVQVQSWKAQRDFGIVKQDLDFSCGAASVATLLNNFYGQNVTEEEVLDKMDKTQMRASFDDMQRIMPELGFEAKGYALPFEQLVQLKIPVIVYLKYRKTDHFSVLRGINDDVVWLADPSLGHVSMSKAQFLDAWQTRDGEMAGKILAIVPAKQNIAQNGAFFVKNPTRKTQFITQQMQLKRVF